In the genome of Vicia villosa cultivar HV-30 ecotype Madison, WI linkage group LG7, Vvil1.0, whole genome shotgun sequence, one region contains:
- the LOC131617403 gene encoding leghemoglobin Lb120-34-like, which produces MGFTEKQEALVNSSWELFKQNPGYSVLFYTIILKKAPAAKGMFSFLKDSVGVVDNPKLQAHAEKVFGMVHDSAVQLRASGEVVLGDATLGAIHIQKGVVDPHFVVVKEALLETLKEASGEKWSEELSTAWEVAYDGLASAIKKAMS; this is translated from the exons ATGGGTTTCACTGAGAAGCAAGAAGCTTTAGTTAATAGTTCATGGGAATTATTTAAACAAAATCCTGGTTATAGTGTTTTGTTCTACACCAT TATATTGAAAAAAGCACCCGCAGCAAAAGGAATGTTCTCATTTCTTAAGGATTCGGTTGGAGTAGTGGATAATCCTAAACTTCAAGCCCATGCTGAAAAAGTTTTTGGAATG GTCCATGACTCAGCTGTTCAACTTCGAGCATCAGGAGAAGTCGTCTTAGGAGATGCAACATTAGGTGCCATTCACATTCAGAAGGGAGTTGTTGATCCTCATTTTGTG GTGGTTAAAGAAGCTTTGCTAGAAACCCTGAAAGAAGCATCAGGAGAAAAATGGAGCGAAGAATTGAGTACTGCTTGGGAAGTGGCCTATGATGGATTAGCATCTGCAATTAAGAAGGCGATGAGTTAA